One genomic region from Muriicola soli encodes:
- a CDS encoding ABC transporter ATP-binding protein has translation MIEVENLHKSFGDNHVLKGISTSFEKGKTNLIIGQSGSGKTVFIKCLLGLFNPDEGSISYDGRIYSELAPRERSDLRQEMGMVFQGSALFDSMTVEGNVMFPLDMFTKQSTSEMLDRVNFVLKRVNLVDANHKYPSEISGGMKKRVAIARAIVMNPKYLFCDEPNSGLDPKTAILIDNLIQEITQEYDITTVINSHDMNSVMEIGEKIIFLKDGFKEWEGSNKEIFKTDNAAVTNFVYSSELFKKVRQMYIEERN, from the coding sequence ATGATAGAAGTAGAGAATTTACATAAGTCGTTTGGCGATAACCATGTCCTGAAAGGGATAAGCACTTCTTTTGAAAAGGGGAAAACGAATCTGATCATAGGACAGAGTGGTTCGGGAAAAACCGTTTTTATCAAGTGTTTACTGGGGCTTTTTAATCCGGATGAAGGTTCCATCAGTTATGACGGCAGGATCTACTCAGAATTAGCACCCAGGGAGCGCAGTGACCTCAGGCAGGAAATGGGGATGGTCTTTCAGGGCAGTGCTCTTTTCGATTCCATGACCGTTGAAGGTAACGTCATGTTCCCATTAGACATGTTTACAAAACAGTCTACCTCCGAGATGCTAGACCGGGTCAACTTTGTCCTCAAGAGGGTAAATCTTGTTGATGCAAATCACAAATATCCGTCAGAGATCTCCGGAGGGATGAAGAAGAGGGTAGCTATAGCAAGGGCTATTGTAATGAATCCCAAGTACTTGTTTTGCGATGAACCTAATTCGGGCCTCGATCCTAAAACAGCCATTTTAATTGACAACCTCATTCAGGAAATCACCCAGGAATACGATATTACAACTGTGATCAATAGTCACGATATGAACTCGGTAATGGAAATTGGGGAGAAAATTATCTTCCTAAAAGACGGGTTTAAAGAATGGGAAGGCTCCAATAAGGAGATTTTTAAAACTGACAATGCCGCCGTTACCAACTTTGTTTACTCTTCTGAGCTATTTAAAAAGGTGAGGCAAATGTATATTGAGGAACGCAATTAA
- a CDS encoding mannose-1-phosphate guanylyltransferase, with protein sequence MKNKNYYAVLMAGGVGSRFWPVSTTKNPKQFHDMLGTGDTLIQRTFKRLNNFIPTENILILTNERYNDLVLSQLPKIKPEQVVLEPAMRNTAPCILYAALKIQKMNPDAVMIVAPSDHWIENEDAFAADVQRCFEACAEEEALCTLGIKPSFPNTGFGYIEYEKESKVDLKSVKQFREKPDYETAKSFLDHGNFLWNAGIFMWSVQTIIKAFKKYQPEQYELFERGVPHYNTEKESDFIRANYAAAENISIDYAILERSDTIYVLPASFDWNDLGTWGSLYDKLDKDPNENAVVNGKILEMDSKGNMIRLPKDKIAVIDGLQDYIIVDNGEVLMIVPKAKEQEIKAIVSKTKSTFGEYYT encoded by the coding sequence ATGAAAAATAAAAACTACTACGCCGTATTAATGGCCGGAGGTGTTGGATCAAGATTCTGGCCGGTAAGCACCACCAAAAATCCAAAGCAGTTTCACGATATGCTGGGAACGGGCGATACACTCATACAACGCACATTTAAAAGGCTCAACAATTTTATTCCCACAGAAAATATACTTATTCTGACCAATGAGCGGTACAACGATTTGGTTCTTAGTCAATTACCCAAAATCAAACCTGAACAGGTAGTTCTGGAACCCGCTATGCGAAATACGGCTCCTTGTATTCTTTATGCAGCCCTCAAAATTCAGAAAATGAATCCTGATGCCGTGATGATCGTGGCACCCAGTGATCACTGGATTGAAAATGAGGATGCATTTGCCGCAGATGTACAGAGATGTTTTGAAGCCTGTGCGGAAGAAGAGGCTTTGTGTACCCTGGGGATTAAACCCTCCTTCCCAAATACGGGATTCGGATATATTGAATACGAGAAAGAAAGCAAAGTCGATTTAAAGTCGGTAAAACAGTTCAGAGAAAAACCGGATTACGAAACAGCAAAGTCTTTTCTGGACCATGGAAATTTTTTATGGAATGCCGGAATTTTTATGTGGAGCGTGCAGACTATAATAAAGGCCTTTAAAAAATATCAACCTGAGCAATATGAGCTTTTTGAGCGGGGTGTTCCTCATTACAACACGGAAAAGGAAAGTGACTTTATTCGTGCTAATTATGCAGCTGCAGAGAATATCTCTATAGATTATGCCATTCTTGAACGTTCAGATACCATTTATGTCCTGCCAGCCAGTTTCGACTGGAACGACCTGGGAACCTGGGGATCACTGTATGATAAACTGGATAAAGATCCCAATGAAAATGCTGTAGTTAATGGCAAGATACTGGAAATGGATTCCAAAGGGAACATGATACGATTGCCTAAGGATAAAATTGCAGTGATAGACGGATTACAAGACTATATCATTGTGGACAATGGAGAGGTTTTGATGATCGTGCCTAAAGCTAAAGAACAGGAAATAAAAGCAATAGTTTCAAAAACTAAAAGTACATTTGGAGAGTATTACACATAG
- a CDS encoding SprT-like domain-containing protein has product MDSVLQKYLPEYAVVPCFELIRTHAVNLKVVNERVTRHGDYRLLPDGSHQITVNANLNPYRFLITLVHEIAHLVAFENYGRRIKPHGKEWKYSFQQLMLPFLRPQIFPSTLLPLLANHFRNPKASSSTDAKLSIALKKFDPPGDETLLFELPPGSIFKLKNSRTFKKGPRKVKRYQCMEIKTGRMYLFQPHAEVKEVKEIFHEK; this is encoded by the coding sequence ATGGATTCTGTTTTGCAAAAATATCTACCGGAGTATGCTGTAGTTCCTTGCTTTGAGCTTATACGAACCCATGCCGTTAATCTTAAAGTAGTAAATGAAAGAGTAACCCGGCATGGAGATTATCGATTATTGCCCGATGGAAGTCACCAGATAACCGTAAATGCCAATTTAAATCCATATCGATTTCTCATTACCCTGGTCCATGAGATAGCCCATCTGGTGGCCTTTGAAAATTACGGCAGAAGGATTAAACCCCATGGGAAAGAATGGAAATACTCTTTTCAGCAATTAATGCTGCCTTTTTTACGGCCCCAGATTTTCCCGTCTACACTTTTGCCCCTTCTGGCGAACCATTTCAGGAATCCAAAGGCCAGCAGCAGTACCGATGCTAAACTCTCCATAGCTTTGAAGAAATTTGATCCCCCGGGCGATGAAACTCTTTTATTTGAACTCCCCCCGGGCAGTATTTTTAAGTTAAAAAATAGTCGAACCTTTAAAAAAGGACCTAGAAAGGTAAAAAGATATCAATGTATGGAGATCAAAACGGGCCGAATGTACCTGTTTCAACCCCATGCTGAAGTCAAAGAAGTTAAAGAAATTTTCCATGAAAAATAA
- a CDS encoding SDR family NAD(P)-dependent oxidoreductase — protein MAKVIITGCSRGIGYQLAQLFSDAGHEVLALSRNDEPVRALGLKNLQCFPFDISKESSLAEVGEFIETHWKRVDILIHNAGMLINNSFEATTTKQFEEVYKVNVFGVAALTRTVLPYMPGKGHVVTISSMGGVQGSAKFPGLAAYSSSKGAVITLTELLAEEYKESGPSFNVLALGAVQTEMLEEAFPGYQAPVTAEQMASYIMDFALNGHSLYNGKLLQVSNSTP, from the coding sequence ATGGCAAAAGTAATTATCACAGGTTGTAGCAGAGGAATAGGGTACCAACTCGCGCAGTTGTTTTCTGACGCAGGGCATGAGGTTTTGGCCTTATCGAGGAATGATGAGCCTGTAAGGGCACTAGGATTAAAAAATCTGCAATGCTTCCCCTTTGACATTTCAAAAGAATCCTCCCTGGCTGAAGTCGGTGAGTTCATCGAAACACATTGGAAAAGAGTCGATATCCTTATTCACAATGCAGGGATGCTGATCAACAATTCCTTTGAGGCAACCACCACAAAACAGTTTGAAGAAGTGTATAAGGTAAATGTATTTGGAGTTGCTGCACTGACAAGGACCGTATTACCTTATATGCCAGGTAAAGGTCATGTAGTTACCATTAGTTCTATGGGCGGAGTACAGGGTAGTGCCAAGTTTCCGGGATTAGCCGCCTACAGTTCCAGTAAGGGAGCTGTGATAACACTTACAGAATTACTGGCTGAAGAGTATAAAGAATCTGGCCCTTCTTTTAATGTACTGGCTTTGGGAGCCGTACAGACCGAGATGCTTGAAGAGGCATTCCCGGGATATCAGGCACCGGTAACCGCTGAACAAATGGCCTCTTATATAATGGACTTTGCCCTTAACGGCCATTCGCTTTACAATGGCAAACTCCTTCAGGTTTCCAATTCTACACCATAA
- a CDS encoding M28 family metallopeptidase encodes MNRIYFLVIIVIFISACKATNNATIDITNFSSAQQMEAHMNYLASDELKGRDTGSEGIEMAAGYLVDFLRDQEIAPYFEVYQDTLDNFEPVAYNIVGVLRGNDPVLRNEVVIIGAHYDHIGIRTAKEGDSIANGANDNASGSSTVMELARYFAKAKKNRRTLVFAWFSAEEKGLKGSDHMARKMKADGANLYAVLNYEMTGVPMVDKDHLVYVSGYNKSNIAEVSNSYAGEKVVGFLPTAEEFNLFQRSDNYPFYKVFKVPAHTFATFDFTNFDHYHQVGDEAQIMDFEHMASVVNKMIPAIEGIVNADTKEIILK; translated from the coding sequence ATGAACAGAATCTATTTCCTTGTTATTATTGTCATTTTCATAAGTGCCTGTAAGGCTACCAATAATGCGACCATAGATATAACGAATTTCAGCTCTGCGCAACAAATGGAGGCACACATGAATTATCTCGCTTCCGATGAATTAAAAGGCAGGGACACGGGGTCTGAAGGTATAGAAATGGCCGCTGGTTACCTTGTGGACTTTTTGAGGGATCAGGAAATAGCTCCATATTTTGAAGTCTATCAGGACACTCTGGATAATTTTGAACCAGTGGCATACAATATTGTAGGAGTACTCAGAGGTAATGATCCTGTCTTGAGAAATGAAGTTGTTATCATCGGAGCTCACTACGATCACATTGGTATCCGGACGGCAAAGGAGGGTGATTCTATTGCCAACGGGGCTAACGATAACGCCAGTGGTAGTTCTACGGTTATGGAACTGGCACGATATTTCGCAAAGGCGAAAAAAAATAGGCGAACGCTGGTATTTGCATGGTTTAGCGCCGAGGAAAAGGGTTTAAAGGGTTCTGATCACATGGCGCGAAAAATGAAAGCCGATGGGGCAAACCTCTATGCAGTTCTCAATTACGAAATGACAGGAGTGCCAATGGTTGATAAAGATCATCTGGTTTATGTGAGTGGGTACAACAAATCGAATATTGCTGAGGTGAGTAATTCATACGCCGGGGAAAAAGTGGTAGGTTTTCTTCCCACCGCAGAAGAGTTCAATCTGTTTCAACGCTCAGACAATTATCCTTTTTACAAGGTTTTTAAGGTACCGGCACATACTTTTGCAACATTCGATTTTACGAATTTTGATCACTATCATCAGGTAGGTGATGAAGCACAAATTATGGATTTTGAACATATGGCGAGTGTAGTCAATAAGATGATTCCCGCTATTGAAGGAATTGTTAATGCAGATACAAAAGAAATCATCCTGAAGTAA
- a CDS encoding pyruvate dehydrogenase complex dihydrolipoamide acetyltransferase, which yields MAEIVNMPRLSDTMEEGTVAKWLKKVGDKIEEGDILAEIETDKATMEFESFHEGTLLHIGIAEGDGAPVDSLLAIIGEEGEDISALLDGGSEKSDSAENPDEKSDTAQVEVDTQGSSSTESSGEIPEGVEVVKMPRLSDTMEEGTVATWLKKVGDDVEEGDILAEIETDKATMEFESFYSGKLLYIGIKEGESAPVDDVLAVIGPEGTDIDAVLNTKPSAGKQTESQPQDSGKSDSGSENQEKSESPAPAKRQDGERIFVSPLARKMAEEKGIDLNAVNGSGDNGRIVKRDIENFTPAADKTEAAPAAAAMQAPASKPVILPVGEEGSEESKNSQMRKVIAKRLSESKFTAPHYYLTIEVDMANAAKSRVYINDLPDTKVSFNDLVVKACALALQKHPQVNTSWNGDTTRFNKHIHVGVAVAVEDGLVVPVLKFADQMSLTQIGSAVKDLAGRARIKKLTPAEMEGSTFTVSNLGMFGILEFTSIINQPNSAILSVGAIVEKPVVKNGEIVVGKTMKLTLACDHRTVDGATGAQFLQTLRAYIENPVTMLA from the coding sequence ATGGCAGAGATTGTAAACATGCCCAGGCTAAGCGATACCATGGAGGAAGGTACCGTAGCTAAATGGCTGAAGAAAGTTGGAGATAAGATAGAAGAAGGCGACATTCTCGCAGAAATCGAAACAGATAAGGCTACTATGGAGTTTGAGTCTTTTCACGAAGGCACTCTGCTGCATATCGGGATTGCCGAAGGTGATGGCGCTCCGGTCGATTCTCTTCTCGCCATTATTGGGGAAGAAGGGGAAGATATCTCCGCTTTGCTCGACGGAGGTTCGGAGAAATCAGACTCAGCTGAGAATCCTGACGAAAAATCGGATACAGCTCAAGTGGAAGTTGATACACAGGGATCATCCTCCACCGAATCATCAGGCGAAATCCCAGAAGGGGTTGAAGTGGTCAAAATGCCCAGGCTAAGTGATACCATGGAAGAAGGAACTGTGGCGACCTGGTTGAAGAAAGTTGGTGATGATGTGGAAGAAGGAGATATATTAGCGGAAATTGAGACGGATAAAGCAACCATGGAATTTGAGTCGTTTTATTCCGGGAAACTACTGTACATTGGAATCAAAGAAGGGGAATCTGCTCCCGTAGACGATGTTCTTGCTGTTATCGGGCCTGAAGGGACTGATATAGATGCCGTTTTGAATACTAAACCTTCTGCCGGCAAGCAAACGGAATCACAACCCCAGGATAGTGGTAAATCTGATTCCGGAAGTGAAAATCAGGAAAAATCTGAATCTCCTGCCCCTGCTAAAAGGCAAGATGGAGAGCGAATATTTGTTTCTCCTCTGGCCAGGAAAATGGCAGAAGAAAAAGGAATCGACCTCAATGCAGTAAATGGTTCTGGAGATAACGGACGTATTGTAAAAAGAGATATTGAGAATTTCACCCCAGCCGCTGATAAAACTGAAGCAGCACCTGCAGCAGCAGCTATGCAGGCGCCCGCCTCTAAGCCGGTAATTCTTCCCGTTGGAGAAGAAGGATCTGAGGAATCTAAAAATTCCCAGATGAGGAAGGTGATCGCTAAAAGACTGAGTGAATCAAAGTTTACGGCACCGCACTACTACCTTACCATAGAAGTGGATATGGCCAATGCCGCAAAATCGAGGGTTTATATCAATGATCTGCCTGATACAAAAGTGTCCTTTAATGACCTTGTAGTTAAGGCTTGTGCACTGGCTCTTCAAAAACACCCACAGGTCAATACCAGCTGGAACGGAGATACTACCCGTTTCAATAAACATATTCATGTTGGCGTGGCAGTTGCGGTAGAAGACGGACTTGTTGTACCGGTACTGAAATTTGCAGATCAGATGAGCCTCACTCAGATAGGATCTGCCGTAAAAGATCTTGCGGGAAGGGCTCGAATAAAAAAATTAACTCCGGCCGAGATGGAGGGAAGTACCTTCACAGTTTCAAATCTGGGCATGTTTGGTATTCTGGAATTTACATCGATTATCAATCAGCCTAATAGCGCTATTTTATCAGTGGGGGCAATTGTAGAGAAGCCTGTTGTGAAGAATGGAGAAATTGTAGTGGGTAAAACGATGAAATTGACCCTCGCCTGTGACCACAGAACAGTTGACGGGGCTACAGGAGCTCAGTTCTTACAGACATTAAGGGCATATATAGAGAATCCTGTAACCATGTTGGCCTGA
- the pdhA gene encoding pyruvate dehydrogenase (acetyl-transferring) E1 component subunit alpha, giving the protein MKKISKEVYLKWYEDMLFWRKFEDKLAAVYIQQKVRGFLHLYNGQEAVLAGALHAMDLSKDRMITAYRNHVQPIGMGVDPRKVMAELYGKVTGTSKGMGGSMHIFSKEHRFYGGHGIVGGQIPLGAGLAFADKYFKRDAVTLCYMGDGAVRQGSLHESFNLAMLWNLPVVFVCENNGYAMGTSVARTSHSTEIWKLGLGYEMPCGPVDGMDPVTVAEEMSKAIERARSGGGPTFLEMKTYRYRGHSMSDAQHYRTKEEVEEYKKIDPITQVLDVIKEKKYATEDEIKEIDNRVKNLVKECEKFAEESEYPPANQLYDMVYEQEDYPFIDHKS; this is encoded by the coding sequence ATGAAAAAAATTTCCAAAGAGGTCTATCTTAAGTGGTATGAGGATATGTTGTTTTGGCGCAAGTTTGAGGACAAACTGGCCGCAGTCTATATCCAGCAAAAAGTACGTGGTTTTCTTCATTTATACAATGGACAGGAAGCTGTTCTAGCCGGTGCTTTACATGCTATGGATCTTTCTAAAGATAGAATGATTACTGCATACAGGAATCATGTTCAGCCTATTGGGATGGGTGTAGACCCACGGAAAGTGATGGCCGAATTATACGGAAAGGTTACCGGTACTTCCAAAGGGATGGGTGGTTCAATGCATATATTTTCCAAGGAACATCGTTTCTACGGAGGGCACGGAATTGTAGGAGGTCAAATTCCTTTGGGCGCAGGATTGGCTTTTGCAGATAAATATTTTAAAAGAGATGCAGTTACGCTATGCTATATGGGTGATGGCGCAGTAAGACAAGGCTCTTTACACGAGTCTTTTAACCTGGCCATGCTTTGGAATTTACCCGTTGTGTTCGTTTGTGAGAACAACGGATATGCCATGGGGACCTCAGTTGCTCGTACTTCGCATTCTACTGAAATATGGAAATTAGGTCTTGGTTACGAAATGCCCTGTGGGCCAGTGGATGGAATGGACCCGGTAACCGTTGCGGAGGAAATGAGTAAGGCCATTGAACGCGCAAGAAGCGGGGGAGGACCAACTTTTCTCGAAATGAAGACTTATAGGTACCGAGGCCACTCTATGTCGGATGCCCAGCACTACCGAACCAAGGAAGAAGTTGAAGAGTACAAAAAGATAGATCCAATTACTCAGGTATTGGATGTAATCAAAGAAAAGAAATACGCTACAGAAGACGAAATTAAGGAGATAGATAATCGCGTAAAGAACCTGGTAAAAGAGTGCGAAAAATTCGCAGAAGAATCAGAATACCCTCCGGCGAATCAACTTTACGATATGGTATACGAGCAGGAGGACTACCCGTTTATTGACCACAAATCATAA
- the cdd gene encoding cytidine deaminase, with amino-acid sequence MKKQSHSFELRIFESLTELSDEDAALLVQAQKAREDAYAPYSAFKVGAAVLLANRKVVIGNNQENASYPSGLCAERVAVFHAGAQYPGVAILKIAIVAGPLKNSISKPAAPCGNCRQSIFEYERKQNQNIELLLMGTNGEVYKCPSIKDLLPLAFGSDFLE; translated from the coding sequence ATGAAAAAACAATCCCATTCATTTGAACTTCGAATTTTTGAATCTCTTACTGAACTTTCAGATGAAGACGCGGCCCTGTTAGTACAGGCGCAAAAGGCTAGAGAAGATGCATATGCTCCCTATTCAGCATTTAAAGTAGGGGCGGCTGTGCTGCTTGCAAACAGAAAAGTGGTTATCGGGAATAATCAGGAAAATGCCTCTTATCCTTCGGGCTTATGTGCGGAACGCGTCGCTGTTTTTCATGCCGGTGCCCAGTACCCGGGGGTAGCTATTTTAAAAATAGCAATTGTTGCCGGGCCTTTAAAGAATTCTATCAGCAAACCCGCTGCTCCTTGTGGGAATTGCAGGCAGTCTATATTTGAATACGAGAGGAAACAGAATCAAAACATCGAATTACTCCTAATGGGTACTAACGGGGAGGTTTATAAATGTCCGTCCATCAAAGACCTCTTGCCCCTGGCTTTTGGCAGTGATTTCCTTGAATAA
- the porV gene encoding type IX secretion system outer membrane channel protein PorV, with product MRKLTGLLIFFGACNLIAQQERVITTAVPFLTIAADARAAGMGDMGVATSTDAFSQQWNPAKFAFAEQKMGIGVSYTPYLESIITDISLLNGSFYNKINDRSAFAFSLRYFTLGEIELRQFANDPGTLAKPNELALDGSYSLKLSEQFSMAVAGRFIRSNLRLPEISNVDSQAASSFAVDVAGYFRSNEIAFSNFNGRWRAGFNLSNLGGKIQYDEGGQENFLPTNLRFGGGFDFILDEDNVLAITTEFNKLLVPTPRDFDGDGDVDSEDNDEYQQIGFLSGVFESFGDAPDGLSEEFQEITWALGAEYSFQQSFMVRTGYFNESEAKGSRKFFSLGAGFKFKAAQIDLSYLFSSSQVRNPLENTLRFSLTFNLGEEFINN from the coding sequence ATGAGAAAATTAACAGGCTTACTTATTTTTTTTGGCGCATGTAACTTAATTGCTCAACAGGAACGGGTAATAACCACGGCAGTACCATTCTTGACCATTGCTGCTGACGCACGTGCAGCTGGAATGGGGGATATGGGTGTTGCCACATCAACTGATGCATTTTCCCAGCAGTGGAACCCTGCAAAATTTGCCTTTGCTGAACAGAAGATGGGAATAGGTGTAAGTTATACCCCCTATTTGGAAAGTATCATAACGGATATTTCACTCTTAAATGGTAGTTTCTACAACAAGATCAATGATCGAAGCGCATTTGCATTTAGCCTGCGCTATTTCACCCTGGGTGAAATTGAGTTAAGACAATTTGCCAACGACCCTGGAACCCTTGCAAAACCCAATGAACTCGCTCTCGATGGATCGTACTCCCTGAAACTAAGTGAGCAATTTTCGATGGCTGTTGCAGGTCGTTTTATAAGATCTAACCTCAGACTTCCTGAGATCAGCAATGTGGATTCGCAGGCTGCAAGTTCCTTTGCGGTAGACGTTGCAGGGTATTTCAGATCTAACGAAATTGCATTCTCCAACTTCAATGGTCGCTGGAGAGCAGGCTTTAATCTTTCCAACCTCGGAGGTAAAATACAATATGACGAAGGAGGTCAGGAAAACTTTCTCCCAACCAACCTGAGATTTGGTGGAGGATTTGATTTTATCCTGGACGAAGACAATGTTCTTGCAATAACAACAGAATTCAACAAATTACTCGTTCCTACTCCGCGTGATTTTGACGGCGATGGGGATGTCGATTCGGAAGACAACGATGAATATCAGCAAATAGGTTTTCTCAGTGGTGTTTTTGAATCTTTCGGTGATGCCCCTGATGGCTTGAGTGAAGAATTTCAGGAGATCACCTGGGCATTGGGAGCAGAGTATTCCTTTCAACAGTCATTTATGGTGCGTACCGGATACTTCAACGAAAGTGAAGCAAAAGGTTCACGTAAATTCTTTTCCCTGGGTGCCGGATTTAAATTTAAAGCAGCCCAAATAGATCTGTCTTATCTATTCTCTTCGTCACAAGTAAGAAACCCTCTTGAAAATACCTTGCGATTTTCGCTGACCTTCAATCTGGGTGAAGAATTCATCAACAACTAA
- the gldJ gene encoding gliding motility lipoprotein GldJ gives MKKQFIKVVLSCTVLVAGFTVTSCKKSSSSKNVSRATGWKINAKEGGFQYNSDFKEQETAPGLVFIEGGTFTKGKVQDDVMHDWNNTPTQQHVQSFYMDETEVTNVMYLEYLDYLKSVYPPENPKYANIYKGALPDTLVWRNRLGFNETMTNNYLRHPAYAEYPVVGVNWVQATQFAEWRTDRVNEAVLEREGFLAKDAKYQAVTGEVAGTFNTEAYLNRPESVYNGQIDSLQGNKKKDSVSTFAKRSSGIISPEYRLPTETEWEYAAAALQGSREYNNYRGRKKYPWEGEYTRNGQRVGRGDQLANFKQGKGDYGGIAGWSDDGADITAEVKSYKPNDLGLYDMAGNVAEWVADVYRPIVDDEISDFNYYRGNIYSKTAIGEDGKVKILRDSIVFDTLPNGKVVAVNLPGEILMVPVDEEETYLRTNFSQSDNRGYRDGDPGSTRFFDRFSEEEDEANQRKMYDSPKHKVERDSAGNIVRGYDTSNERTTLINDEVRVYKGGSWRDRAYWLDPAQRRFLPQYMATDYIGFRCAMSRVGSKSKTKNKTVRGKKAK, from the coding sequence ATGAAAAAACAATTTATCAAAGTTGTACTCTCTTGCACCGTACTAGTAGCGGGTTTTACAGTCACCAGCTGTAAAAAATCGTCTAGTTCAAAAAATGTATCCAGGGCCACAGGCTGGAAGATCAATGCCAAAGAAGGAGGTTTTCAATACAACTCAGATTTTAAAGAGCAAGAAACAGCACCCGGACTTGTCTTTATTGAAGGAGGTACTTTCACTAAAGGTAAGGTACAGGATGATGTGATGCACGACTGGAACAATACCCCTACTCAACAACATGTTCAGTCATTTTATATGGATGAGACCGAGGTTACCAATGTAATGTACCTGGAATATCTCGATTACCTGAAGAGTGTGTATCCTCCTGAAAATCCGAAATACGCAAATATCTATAAAGGCGCGCTACCCGATACGCTGGTATGGCGTAATCGTTTAGGTTTCAATGAAACGATGACCAATAATTACCTGCGTCACCCCGCCTATGCCGAATATCCTGTGGTGGGTGTAAACTGGGTACAGGCGACTCAATTCGCCGAATGGCGTACAGATCGTGTTAATGAAGCTGTATTGGAGCGAGAAGGATTTCTTGCCAAGGATGCAAAATACCAGGCGGTAACCGGAGAGGTTGCAGGTACGTTTAATACCGAGGCTTACCTCAACAGGCCTGAATCTGTTTATAACGGTCAGATTGATTCCCTGCAAGGAAATAAGAAAAAAGACTCTGTCTCTACTTTTGCCAAGCGAAGTAGTGGAATTATAAGTCCGGAATATCGTCTTCCAACAGAAACGGAATGGGAATATGCTGCCGCAGCCTTACAGGGAAGCAGGGAGTATAATAATTACAGAGGAAGAAAAAAATATCCATGGGAAGGTGAGTATACCCGAAATGGACAAAGAGTTGGACGTGGCGATCAGCTGGCTAACTTTAAGCAAGGAAAAGGAGATTACGGAGGAATCGCCGGATGGTCTGATGACGGTGCTGATATTACTGCAGAAGTTAAATCATATAAACCGAACGATCTTGGGTTATACGATATGGCAGGTAATGTAGCCGAATGGGTGGCAGATGTTTACAGGCCTATTGTAGATGACGAAATCAGCGACTTTAACTATTATCGTGGAAATATATATTCCAAGACCGCTATCGGAGAAGATGGAAAAGTTAAAATCCTGAGGGACAGTATTGTTTTCGACACTCTGCCCAATGGAAAAGTAGTAGCTGTGAATCTTCCGGGTGAAATCCTTATGGTACCGGTAGATGAAGAAGAAACCTATCTCAGAACCAACTTTTCACAAAGTGATAACCGTGGATATAGAGATGGAGACCCCGGATCTACAAGATTCTTCGATCGATTTAGTGAAGAAGAAGACGAGGCGAATCAGCGAAAAATGTACGATTCACCAAAGCATAAAGTAGAAAGGGATTCCGCAGGTAACATCGTCAGAGGCTATGATACCAGCAATGAAAGAACAACCTTAATTAATGACGAAGTTCGCGTCTACAAAGGAGGTTCATGGAGAGACAGGGCCTATTGGTTAGATCCCGCCCAGAGAAGGTTCCTTCCCCAATATATGGCCACAGATTATATCGGTTTCAGATGTGCCATGTCGCGCGTAGGTTCAAAGTCGAAAACCAAGAACAAGACCGTTCGTGGTAAGAAAGCAAAATAG